The following coding sequences lie in one Bordetella genomosp. 9 genomic window:
- a CDS encoding LysR substrate-binding domain-containing protein: MKHPNGKSIPSVTNLTAFEAVAAAGTITAAATALSLTQSAVSKQIAELQSFLGIRLFERSEGRLRPTPAGALYLQRVRPALAELEEATLEAQASAASRGVGGHLNLSVPATFGAMWLLPRLSSFALEHPQIVVNLSTKIGPVPLPSPTLDAAIMYVAGARDEALSYQAAWPLRVHPVCSPRLGGARDGAATLLKREPLLHQTSTPDAWLRYCRERWAGKITPRAGPRYALLSMGLQAASAGLGIALLPDYVIADAVSRKDLRVLDDSPFQLGGAYMFVCPKQNRQSPAIAAFSAWLARQA, encoded by the coding sequence ATGAAGCACCCCAACGGCAAGTCGATCCCATCGGTGACCAATCTGACGGCCTTCGAGGCGGTCGCGGCCGCCGGGACCATCACCGCGGCGGCAACGGCGCTATCGCTCACGCAAAGCGCCGTGAGCAAACAGATCGCCGAGCTGCAATCCTTTCTGGGGATACGGCTGTTCGAGCGCAGCGAAGGGCGTTTGCGCCCGACGCCGGCCGGCGCGCTTTACCTGCAGCGGGTCCGCCCGGCGCTGGCCGAACTGGAGGAAGCGACACTGGAGGCGCAGGCCTCCGCGGCGTCGCGGGGGGTAGGCGGGCACCTGAATCTTTCCGTACCCGCGACCTTCGGCGCCATGTGGCTGCTGCCCCGGCTTTCGAGTTTCGCGCTGGAGCACCCGCAGATCGTGGTCAATTTGTCCACCAAGATCGGCCCTGTGCCGCTCCCTTCCCCCACCTTGGACGCGGCCATCATGTATGTCGCGGGCGCACGCGACGAAGCCTTGTCGTACCAGGCGGCCTGGCCGTTGCGTGTGCACCCGGTCTGCAGTCCCCGGCTGGGCGGCGCGCGGGACGGCGCCGCCACCCTGCTCAAGCGCGAACCCCTGTTGCACCAGACCTCTACCCCGGACGCCTGGCTGCGTTACTGCCGGGAGCGCTGGGCGGGAAAGATCACCCCGCGGGCAGGCCCACGCTATGCGCTGCTCAGCATGGGCCTGCAGGCGGCGTCGGCGGGGTTGGGCATCGCCCTGCTGCCGGATTACGTGATCGCCGACGCCGTCTCGCGCAAGGACCTGCGCGTGCTGGACGACAGCCCCTTCCAACTGGGCGGCGCATACATGTTCGTATGTCCGAAGCAGAACCGCCAATCGCCAGCGATCGCCGCGTTCTCTGCGTGGCTGGCGCGCCAGGCATGA
- a CDS encoding Bug family tripartite tricarboxylate transporter substrate binding protein — MIMRRRATLRTLVSAVIAMTALASPNSHAKDSWPNQPIRLIVPSAAGGSPDILCRYLGAELSARLGQPVVVENRPGAGGNIGMQAVARAEPNGYTIGYGNIATLAINRSLFSSLPYDPDRELAPIVAAVTTANLLVVNKDLPVKSVSELVAYAKSRPGSITMGSAGNGSTSHLGGELFKVTEQLNVVHVPYRGSPQAIQDLIGGNVQFMFDNLPSILPSVNAGLVRALAVTAPARSPLAPDVPTMQEAGVKDYELQAWGGFVAPAGTPQPIVDRLNREFNAMLSDENVRRKLSELAFEPIGGTPQSFRDLMNRETGKWGKLVRQANARVD, encoded by the coding sequence ATGATTATGCGCCGGCGCGCCACACTGCGCACCCTGGTTTCCGCCGTCATTGCGATGACGGCGCTCGCCAGTCCGAATTCGCATGCCAAAGACAGCTGGCCCAACCAGCCCATACGTTTGATCGTGCCTTCCGCGGCGGGCGGTTCGCCCGATATCCTGTGCCGGTATCTGGGCGCGGAGCTGTCCGCGCGCCTCGGGCAGCCGGTGGTCGTCGAAAACCGGCCTGGCGCCGGCGGCAACATCGGCATGCAGGCCGTAGCGCGCGCCGAGCCGAACGGGTACACCATCGGGTACGGCAACATCGCGACGCTGGCGATCAACCGCTCGCTTTTCTCCAGCCTGCCTTACGACCCGGACCGGGAATTGGCCCCCATCGTCGCCGCCGTCACGACGGCGAACCTTCTGGTGGTGAACAAGGATCTGCCGGTCAAGAGCGTGAGCGAGCTGGTGGCCTACGCCAAATCCCGGCCCGGCAGCATAACGATGGGGTCCGCGGGCAACGGGAGCACCAGCCATCTTGGCGGCGAGCTGTTCAAGGTTACCGAGCAGCTGAATGTGGTGCATGTGCCGTATCGCGGCAGTCCCCAGGCGATCCAGGATCTGATTGGCGGAAACGTGCAATTCATGTTCGACAACCTGCCTTCCATCCTGCCGAGCGTGAATGCCGGCCTGGTGCGGGCGTTGGCCGTCACCGCCCCGGCCCGCAGCCCGCTGGCCCCGGACGTGCCCACCATGCAGGAGGCAGGAGTGAAGGATTATGAACTGCAGGCCTGGGGCGGTTTCGTGGCGCCGGCGGGCACGCCGCAACCCATCGTGGATCGCCTGAATCGCGAATTCAACGCCATGCTGTCCGACGAGAACGTGCGGCGCAAACTGTCCGAGCTGGCGTTCGAGCCCATCGGCGGCACGCCGCAGTCATTCCGCGACTTGATGAACCGGGAAACCGGCAAATGGGGCAAGCTGGTCCGCCAGGCCAATGCCCGCGTCGACTGA
- a CDS encoding acyl-CoA synthetase, which yields MNDQYQALYDSFRWLVPTQFNIADVCCHRWAESTVDARRIAIYYEDEAGNREVWTYGRLAEAANQLANGLVRMGVGKGDRVAVVLGQRPETVVVHMATYSVGAIIVPLSGLFGPEALEQRLRDSEARVAVVDAASSANLLSISEQCPALHQIIGIGFADERVLPWRSLLARQPGEFKRVSTLATDPAILLYTSGTTGAPKGALLPHSVLIGNLPGFVASQDWFPKPGDVFWSPADWAWTGGMMDALLPTLYFGHPIVGTRGRFSPERAFELMERYQVTNTFLFPTALKAMMKTVPAPRERYKLALRAIMSAGESVGETVFEWCRSALGITPNEMFGQTEMNYLVGNSQARWPAKPGSMGRPYPGHRVAVIDEEGNPVKPGEIGEIALNRYDIHGHPDPILFLQYWRNPIATEGKFTGDWCRSGDLARVDEDGYLWYAGRSDDVFKSAGYRIGPGEIESCLLAHPAVANAAVVPKPDAERGALVKAYVVLTAEFADQPRDALVQALQDQVRERLAPYEYPKEIEFVDELPMTTTGKVQRRILRQREEERWAHPRSASALPPRGGDAGGPAEPDPRRPG from the coding sequence ATGAACGATCAATACCAGGCGCTTTACGACTCCTTCCGCTGGCTCGTACCTACCCAATTCAATATTGCGGACGTCTGCTGTCACCGCTGGGCGGAAAGCACCGTGGACGCCCGGCGTATTGCTATTTATTACGAAGATGAGGCGGGCAACCGGGAAGTCTGGACCTATGGGCGCCTGGCGGAAGCCGCGAACCAGCTTGCCAACGGTCTGGTGCGGATGGGCGTGGGCAAGGGGGATCGGGTAGCTGTTGTTTTGGGACAACGCCCGGAGACCGTGGTGGTCCACATGGCCACCTATAGCGTTGGCGCCATCATCGTCCCGCTGTCCGGCCTGTTCGGGCCGGAAGCGCTGGAGCAGCGCCTGCGGGACTCCGAGGCCCGCGTGGCCGTCGTGGATGCCGCGTCCAGCGCCAACCTGCTGTCGATCAGCGAGCAATGCCCGGCGCTGCACCAGATCATCGGCATCGGGTTCGCCGACGAGCGCGTCCTGCCCTGGCGCAGCCTGCTGGCGCGCCAGCCCGGCGAGTTCAAACGGGTATCCACGCTTGCCACCGACCCCGCCATCCTGCTCTATACCTCGGGCACCACGGGCGCGCCCAAGGGGGCGCTGCTGCCGCATTCGGTGTTGATCGGCAACCTGCCCGGTTTCGTCGCCTCCCAGGACTGGTTCCCCAAGCCGGGCGATGTGTTCTGGTCGCCGGCCGATTGGGCCTGGACGGGCGGCATGATGGACGCCCTGCTGCCCACGCTGTATTTCGGCCATCCCATCGTCGGGACGCGCGGCAGGTTTTCGCCGGAGCGCGCCTTCGAACTGATGGAACGCTACCAGGTCACGAATACCTTCCTGTTCCCCACCGCGCTGAAGGCGATGATGAAGACCGTGCCGGCGCCGCGCGAACGCTACAAGCTGGCCTTGCGGGCGATCATGAGCGCCGGCGAGAGCGTGGGCGAGACGGTATTCGAATGGTGCAGGTCGGCGCTGGGCATTACGCCCAACGAGATGTTCGGCCAAACGGAAATGAACTACCTGGTCGGCAACAGCCAGGCGCGCTGGCCCGCCAAGCCTGGCAGCATGGGGCGTCCCTACCCGGGTCATCGGGTCGCCGTCATCGACGAAGAGGGCAACCCGGTGAAGCCGGGCGAAATCGGCGAAATCGCGCTGAACCGCTACGACATCCACGGCCACCCCGATCCGATCCTGTTCCTCCAGTACTGGCGCAACCCCATTGCCACGGAAGGGAAGTTCACTGGCGACTGGTGCCGGTCGGGGGACCTGGCCCGGGTCGATGAAGACGGATATCTCTGGTATGCCGGCCGCAGCGACGATGTTTTCAAATCGGCGGGCTACCGCATCGGCCCGGGAGAAATCGAAAGCTGCCTGCTGGCTCATCCCGCGGTCGCCAACGCCGCGGTGGTCCCCAAGCCCGATGCCGAGCGGGGCGCACTGGTCAAGGCCTACGTCGTGCTGACCGCGGAATTCGCGGACCAGCCGCGCGACGCACTGGTTCAGGCCCTGCAGGACCAGGTGCGCGAACGCCTGGCGCCGTACGAGTACCCCAAGGAGATCGAGTTCGTCGACGAGCTCCCCATGACGACGACGGGCAAGGTGCAACGGCGGATCCTGCGGCAACGGGAAGAAGAGAGGTGGGCCCACCCCCGAAGCGCTAGCGCGCTTCCCCCTCGAGGGGGCGACGCTGGCGGACCGGCGGAGCCGGATCCGCGGCGTCCTGGATAG
- a CDS encoding UDP-2,3-diacylglucosamine diphosphatase: MKARTEGYVNEIRPTHWRTVWISDLHLGTTGCKAEFLLDFLDHNEAETLYLIGDIVDGWQLRKHWHWPRAHNDVIQRILRKAREGTRVVFVPGNHDEFAREFVGYAFGDIEIVDEDVHHTADGRRLLVLHGDQFDGVIQHSKWLAHLGDSLYQFALWLNHYFNRMRHRMGLHYWSLSQYLKHKVKNAVAFITDFEHALAGEARRRGLDGVVCGHIHKAEMRDIDGVLYCNDGDWVESLSALAEDHAGRLQLIDWAAVLAERAAEAPPARAPRPVSLPALPSALRRQGKHS; this comes from the coding sequence ATGAAAGCGCGAACCGAGGGATACGTGAACGAAATTCGCCCGACGCATTGGCGCACTGTGTGGATTTCCGACCTGCACCTCGGAACGACCGGATGCAAGGCCGAATTCCTGCTCGATTTCCTGGACCATAACGAAGCGGAAACGCTTTACCTCATCGGCGACATCGTGGACGGATGGCAATTGCGCAAGCATTGGCATTGGCCGCGCGCCCACAATGACGTCATCCAGCGCATCCTGCGCAAGGCCCGTGAAGGCACGCGTGTGGTGTTCGTGCCGGGCAACCATGATGAATTCGCGCGCGAGTTTGTGGGGTATGCCTTCGGCGATATCGAGATCGTGGACGAAGACGTCCACCACACCGCCGACGGCCGGCGCCTGCTGGTGCTGCATGGCGACCAGTTCGACGGGGTGATCCAGCACAGCAAATGGCTGGCGCACCTGGGCGACAGCCTGTACCAGTTCGCCCTGTGGCTGAACCACTATTTCAACCGGATGCGCCATCGCATGGGCCTGCACTACTGGTCCCTTTCCCAATACCTGAAGCACAAGGTCAAGAACGCGGTGGCTTTCATCACGGACTTCGAGCACGCCCTGGCCGGCGAAGCGCGCCGGCGCGGCCTGGATGGCGTGGTGTGCGGCCATATCCACAAGGCGGAGATGCGCGACATCGACGGCGTGCTGTACTGCAACGATGGCGATTGGGTCGAAAGCCTGTCCGCCCTGGCGGAAGATCATGCCGGTCGTCTCCAGCTGATCGACTGGGCGGCCGTCCTGGCGGAACGCGCAGCCGAGGCCCCGCCAGCACGGGCGCCCCGCCCCGTGTCGCTGCCCGCGCTGCCGTCGGCCTTGCGGCGCCAAGGAAAGCATTCCTAG
- a CDS encoding N-acyl-D-amino-acid deacylase family protein, protein MPDSNRYDVLIRGGAVVDGTGAPRRQEDLALRDGRIAAMGDLRDADARHTIDAQGLIVAPGFIDSHAHDDYAVIETPDMAFKVLQGVTTVVNGNCGLSLAPLVTRERPPAPLDLLGDAYHYRDFATYRAAVDAADPAVNVAAMIGHSTLRVRHMADLQRAATRAEIAAMRADLADGLRAGAIGMSTGTFYPPAAHAPAEEIIEIGTPLRELGGVYATHLRDEGDEILEAIEESLRIGAALQAPIIFSHHKLVGTRNHGRSEETLAVLAQAAARQPLCADCYPYAASSTMLRPERVEICDRIMVAWSAPHPEASGRDLRELAREWGCSAREAAERLLPAGAVYFIMDEGDVRRILSWPETMVGSDGLPKDIRPHPRLWGTFPRVLGHYARDVGLFSLEAAVYKMTGLTAAKFGLSGRGVLRAGNIADIVVFDAARIADTATFDAPEGAPLGIEYVLLGGRMTVAHGTPTGARGGRYIGRSA, encoded by the coding sequence ATGCCCGATTCCAATCGCTATGACGTTCTCATTCGCGGCGGCGCCGTCGTCGACGGCACCGGCGCGCCGCGCCGCCAGGAAGACCTGGCGTTGCGGGATGGCCGCATCGCCGCCATGGGAGACCTGCGCGACGCCGACGCCCGTCATACCATCGACGCGCAGGGCCTGATCGTTGCCCCTGGCTTCATCGACAGCCATGCGCACGACGACTACGCCGTCATCGAAACGCCGGACATGGCGTTCAAGGTGCTGCAAGGCGTGACGACGGTGGTCAACGGCAACTGCGGCCTGAGCCTGGCGCCCCTGGTCACGCGGGAACGGCCACCCGCGCCGCTCGACCTGCTCGGAGACGCATACCACTACCGCGACTTTGCAACGTATCGGGCCGCCGTGGACGCGGCCGACCCTGCCGTCAATGTGGCCGCCATGATCGGCCACTCCACATTGCGCGTGCGCCACATGGCCGATCTTCAGCGCGCGGCGACGCGGGCGGAGATCGCCGCCATGCGCGCCGACCTGGCCGATGGCTTGCGGGCAGGGGCGATCGGGATGTCTACCGGCACCTTCTATCCGCCGGCCGCCCACGCGCCCGCCGAGGAAATCATCGAGATCGGCACGCCGCTGCGCGAGCTGGGCGGGGTGTACGCGACGCATCTGCGCGACGAAGGCGACGAGATCCTCGAGGCCATCGAAGAGTCGCTGCGCATCGGCGCGGCCCTGCAGGCTCCCATCATCTTTTCACACCACAAGCTTGTCGGTACGCGCAACCACGGCCGTTCGGAAGAGACGCTGGCGGTGCTGGCCCAAGCGGCGGCGCGTCAGCCGCTATGTGCGGACTGCTACCCCTATGCCGCCTCGAGCACCATGCTCCGGCCGGAACGCGTGGAGATCTGCGACCGCATCATGGTGGCGTGGTCGGCACCGCACCCCGAAGCCAGCGGGCGCGACCTGCGCGAGCTGGCGCGCGAGTGGGGCTGCAGCGCGCGCGAGGCCGCGGAGCGTCTGCTGCCGGCAGGCGCGGTGTACTTCATCATGGACGAAGGCGATGTCCGGCGCATCCTGAGCTGGCCAGAGACAATGGTGGGCTCGGATGGGCTGCCCAAGGATATCCGGCCGCATCCCCGGCTGTGGGGCACCTTTCCCCGCGTGCTGGGCCATTATGCGCGGGACGTCGGCTTGTTCAGCCTTGAGGCCGCGGTGTACAAGATGACCGGCCTGACCGCCGCGAAGTTCGGCTTGAGCGGGCGCGGTGTCCTCAGGGCGGGGAACATCGCCGATATCGTCGTTTTCGACGCCGCGCGCATCGCCGACACGGCGACTTTCGATGCGCCGGAGGGCGCGCCCCTGGGTATCGAGTACGTCTTGCTGGGCGGGCGGATGACCGTCGCCCACGGCACGCCGACCGGGGCCCGCGGCGGCCGCTACATCGGACGCAGCGCCTAG
- a CDS encoding gamma carbonic anhydrase family protein, translated as MAIYELDGVAPRIDASAYIADSADIIGDVTLEAEVSIWPQVTIRGDNAPIVIRAGSNIQESSVLHVDHGHGLIVESDVTVGHQAMLHGCTIREGALVGIQAIVLNDAVVGRNCLIGAGAIIPEGRVIPDNSLVIGIGKVVRELSAEEIEQMHKNTHGYVMRGQQYKRVLKRIG; from the coding sequence ATGGCCATTTATGAACTGGACGGCGTTGCGCCGCGTATCGACGCCAGCGCCTATATCGCCGACAGCGCCGACATCATCGGCGATGTGACGCTGGAAGCGGAGGTCAGCATTTGGCCGCAGGTGACCATACGGGGCGACAACGCGCCTATCGTGATTCGCGCGGGCAGCAATATCCAGGAATCGTCCGTGCTGCATGTGGATCATGGGCACGGGCTGATCGTGGAGTCGGATGTGACGGTGGGGCACCAGGCCATGCTGCACGGCTGCACGATACGGGAAGGCGCGCTGGTCGGCATCCAGGCCATCGTGCTGAACGATGCCGTGGTGGGCCGCAACTGTCTGATCGGCGCGGGGGCCATCATCCCCGAGGGCCGGGTGATCCCCGACAACAGCCTCGTCATCGGCATTGGCAAGGTGGTGCGCGAGCTCAGCGCCGAAGAGATCGAGCAGATGCACAAGAATACCCATGGCTACGTCATGCGTGGCCAGCAGTACAAACGGGTGCTCAAGCGCATCGGCTGA